A stretch of DNA from Sphingomonas ginkgonis:
GCAGCACCTCAAGGCGCTCGCCGCGATCAGCCGGCTGGTCCGCCACGCGCCGACGCTGGAGAAGCTGCGCGGCGCCCGCTCGCAGGACGCGCTCGCGGCGGTCCTCCTCGGCGCGGATGAACGCGACGCCGCTTGAGCCGGCGGCGGCGGGCGAAGCGGCGCACTTCCGCGCGCTCGAATCGCTCTACCGCTCCGCCCCGGTCAACCAGTTGTTCGAGTCCCGGCTGCGGATCGAGTCGGCGGGGACGTCGAGCATCGCCTTCGACGTCGGTCCGGCGCTGTTCCACGCTGCCGGCGCCGCGCACGGGACCGTCTATTTCAAGATGATGGACGACGCGGCCTTCTACGCCGCGAACAGCCTGGTCAGCGACCGCTTCCTCCTCACCACCGGGTTCAACCTCTTCTTCACCAAGCCGCTCGGCGAAGGGCCCGCCCGCGCCGAGGGGCGCTGGATCAGCGGCCGGCGCCGGGTCTTCGTCGCCGAGGCGCGGATCATCGATTCGAGCGGGGAAGAATGCGCGCGCGGCACCGGTACCTTCATGCGCAGCCGGATCCCGCTGGCCGGGCTGGACGGCTACCGGGCATGAGCGACGACCGGCTCGCCGCGCATCTCGAGGTCGCCGGGCTGCTCCGCCGCGCCGAGGCGCTGGGCGGCACCGGGACGATCGTCGCGCGCGGCGACCGCGAGCGCGGCGGGCTGCTGATCCAGGTCACCGAGCGCGGCACGACCACCGCGGTGCTCGAACGGCTGCTCGGCGCCGACGGCCGTTATCGCTGGCAGCGGAGCGGGCCGAAGGACGCGAGCGAATCGGCGGTGGACGGCTGGATGACGAGTCGCCGACGCAACGATCCCGATTTATGGCTGATTGAGCTAGCCATCGTGCCCTCGGCTCGATTCATCGATGAAACGACCGGCGTGCCTTGATTAACCCCCCGGATGCGGTGAAACGAGGAACCAACAAGAGCGGGGGGTTTCCGTTCACCGGCGAGGGGCCGGCAGGAAACCACGCAGACGGGGGATTTCCCAAGGCTGGCAGGCGCGCAGTAAG
This window harbors:
- a CDS encoding PaaI family thioesterase, which encodes MNATPLEPAAAGEAAHFRALESLYRSAPVNQLFESRLRIESAGTSSIAFDVGPALFHAAGAAHGTVYFKMMDDAAFYAANSLVSDRFLLTTGFNLFFTKPLGEGPARAEGRWISGRRRVFVAEARIIDSSGEECARGTGTFMRSRIPLAGLDGYRA
- a CDS encoding DUF1491 family protein, which encodes MSDDRLAAHLEVAGLLRRAEALGGTGTIVARGDRERGGLLIQVTERGTTTAVLERLLGADGRYRWQRSGPKDASESAVDGWMTSRRRNDPDLWLIELAIVPSARFIDETTGVP